In Actinomadura luzonensis, a single window of DNA contains:
- a CDS encoding penicillin-binding transpeptidase domain-containing protein, giving the protein MRRARRTLSATVTLAVACTTLTGCFEEPSPHDAVRDFLVGWQTEDYELAAGRTDGDQATVRKALSDAKLELDAASFRFKIKSVTVDGDASKADFRAEVDLGENNPLWEYDGVLPLHLVDGSWKVRWSPSVLHPQLKDGERFAVDITPNPRQPVVDRSGEPLQTDTVLYVAGVYPAQLGDRAEEVVARLSELTDYAQDRLLSRIRSSPPDKFVPLVTFWRTRYQALQSKLGAIPGIKVVPQDQPVNPDAPRQIVGSVSALTPETEQKLGGPQRAGDSVGKSGLQQAYQNYLTGSTETKVITLDLKTGEEAAQLKEWPGRQNVSVKTTLDRGMQTAAEQAVADSDTSSLVVVDKNTGEIRAVATKGMHQEKDALAGKFPAGTAFSVVAADALLKAGVSPKQRLDCPAERTVGGAKFAHAGQTTTGTGGVGGAAGTFQENFAKGCVTALASLARRVKADDLKKSAEAFGVGRQWRLPLKSFSGSFPSLDGDADKAKAIAGQTVQVSPLGMALVGAAVASGTWRPPVLVTEPTSPDPAAETVPRAQPDPVPMDPKVRAALTKMMRAGALGTPAQAGRAPVYGVTATAGNQLTWFVGWQGDLAVAVLSKNYNAGAVAGGFFSALRTSS; this is encoded by the coding sequence ATGAGACGCGCCCGCCGCACGCTGTCCGCGACCGTCACCCTGGCGGTCGCGTGCACCACCCTGACCGGCTGCTTCGAGGAGCCGTCGCCGCACGACGCGGTGCGCGACTTCCTCGTGGGCTGGCAGACCGAGGACTACGAGCTGGCCGCCGGCCGCACCGACGGCGACCAGGCGACGGTGCGCAAGGCCCTGTCGGACGCCAAGCTGGAGCTCGACGCGGCCTCGTTCCGCTTCAAGATCAAGAGCGTCACGGTGGACGGCGACGCGTCCAAGGCCGACTTCCGCGCCGAGGTCGACCTGGGCGAGAACAACCCGCTCTGGGAGTACGACGGCGTGCTGCCGCTGCACCTGGTCGACGGGTCGTGGAAGGTGCGCTGGTCGCCGTCGGTGCTGCACCCGCAGCTCAAGGACGGCGAGCGCTTCGCGGTCGACATCACGCCCAACCCGCGTCAGCCGGTCGTCGACCGCAGCGGCGAGCCGCTGCAGACCGACACCGTGCTCTACGTCGCCGGCGTCTACCCCGCGCAGCTCGGCGACCGGGCCGAGGAGGTCGTCGCCCGGCTGTCGGAGCTCACCGACTACGCCCAGGACCGGCTGCTGAGCCGCATCAGGTCGTCCCCGCCGGACAAGTTCGTGCCGCTGGTGACCTTCTGGCGGACGCGCTACCAGGCGTTGCAGTCCAAGCTCGGCGCCATCCCCGGCATCAAGGTCGTGCCGCAGGACCAGCCGGTCAACCCCGACGCGCCCCGGCAGATCGTCGGCAGCGTCAGCGCGCTCACCCCCGAGACCGAGCAGAAGCTCGGCGGCCCGCAGCGGGCCGGTGACTCCGTCGGCAAGAGCGGCCTGCAGCAGGCGTACCAGAACTACCTGACCGGCTCCACCGAGACCAAGGTCATCACGCTCGACCTCAAGACCGGCGAGGAGGCCGCGCAGCTCAAGGAGTGGCCCGGCCGGCAGAACGTCTCGGTCAAGACCACCCTCGACCGCGGCATGCAGACGGCGGCCGAGCAGGCCGTGGCCGACTCCGACACCAGCTCGCTGGTCGTCGTCGACAAGAACACCGGCGAGATCCGCGCGGTCGCCACCAAGGGCATGCACCAGGAGAAGGACGCCCTGGCCGGCAAGTTCCCGGCGGGCACGGCGTTCTCCGTCGTGGCGGCCGACGCGCTGCTCAAGGCCGGGGTGAGCCCCAAGCAGCGGCTCGACTGCCCGGCCGAGCGCACGGTCGGCGGGGCCAAGTTCGCGCACGCCGGGCAGACGACGACGGGCACCGGAGGCGTCGGGGGCGCCGCGGGCACCTTCCAGGAGAACTTCGCCAAGGGCTGCGTCACCGCGCTGGCCTCCCTGGCCCGCCGCGTCAAGGCCGACGACCTGAAGAAGAGCGCCGAGGCGTTCGGGGTGGGGCGGCAGTGGCGGCTGCCGCTGAAGTCGTTCAGCGGCTCGTTCCCGTCGCTGGACGGCGACGCCGACAAGGCCAAGGCCATCGCGGGGCAGACCGTGCAGGTCAGCCCGCTCGGCATGGCGCTGGTGGGGGCGGCGGTGGCGTCCGGCACCTGGCGGCCGCCCGTGCTCGTCACCGAGCCCACCTCGCCCGACCCGGCCGCCGAGACCGTGCCGCGGGCCCAGCCCGACCCGGTGCCGATGGACCCGAAGGTCCGCGCCGCCCTGACCAAGATGATGCGGGCCGGCGCCCTCGGCACGCCCGCCCAGGCGGGCCGCGCCCCGGTGTACGGGGTGACGGCCACGGCGGGCAACCAGCTCACCTGGTTCGTCGGCTGGCAGGGCGATCTGGC
- the smpB gene encoding SsrA-binding protein SmpB — protein MPRETGRKVIAQNKRARHDYHIEDTFEAGLVLQGTEVKSLREGRASLVDGYASIDGDEAWLLNVHIPEYAQGTWTNHSARRKRKLLLHRKEIDKLAVKTKEGGLTIVPLSLYFKDGRAKVEIGLARGKKDWDKRQSLAEQQAKREMARALRYRSR, from the coding sequence ATGCCACGTGAGACCGGGCGGAAGGTCATCGCCCAGAACAAACGCGCTCGGCACGATTACCACATCGAGGACACCTTCGAGGCGGGGCTCGTGCTGCAGGGCACCGAGGTGAAGTCGCTCCGCGAGGGCCGCGCCTCGCTCGTCGACGGCTACGCCAGCATCGACGGCGACGAGGCGTGGCTGCTCAACGTGCACATCCCCGAGTACGCGCAGGGCACGTGGACCAACCACTCGGCCCGCCGCAAGCGCAAGCTGCTGCTGCACCGCAAGGAGATCGACAAGCTCGCCGTCAAGACGAAGGAGGGCGGGCTGACGATCGTCCCGCTGTCGCTGTACTTCAAGGACGGCCGGGCCAAGGTCGAGATCGGCCTCGCGCGCGGCAAGAAGGACTGGGACAAGCGGCAGTCGCTGGCGGAGCAGCAGGCCAAGCGGGAGATGGCCCGCGCCCTGCGCTACCGCAGCAGATGA